Proteins from a genomic interval of Zingiber officinale cultivar Zhangliang chromosome 1B, Zo_v1.1, whole genome shotgun sequence:
- the LOC121967109 gene encoding pentatricopeptide repeat-containing protein At3g09040, mitochondrial-like — protein MRVGKIRVPSYSPLSSIFTSKSFHLSFSSNSPSTPIDLPFHLPLSFSDLFAINNQNTFAAALSFSWRNNSPVLGSRIHGQIIKSGFSADTFSQNNLLTMYSKCREVDHASKVFDEMADRNLVSWTSMISGFVHNNEHEKGFNLYIEMMRAGFVPNEFSLASVMSACGVTGRSKFGNALHSVALKIGMDTNRFVGSTLLWMYAKCGNIEAAELAFEIICDPDLACWNAIIEGYALNGDIFNAMKSFSFASQIGLNPDQCTYISTLKGCQVIGDLRCGQTVHCVVIRNEFQSNTTVMNSLADMYFRTGRKNSALKVFHQICIKDNSSWNTAICGLAKEEEASEVVNLFSTMLSAGVRPDQITLSTIIRLCGTIEDLQLGSQFFCFACRLGYLNCDLVVNSLIKMLSRCDMMDSAALVFAGHPHTNLIICNEMIVGYTLNGFCTKAFQVFCSLIEHGIEGDEFTYSSILGACLRMEHQSKVQQIHARIIKLGLGSCCSICSSMVTAYASFGAITSCYAIFKDAAKLDLVSWGAMISAFVKLGFNKEGLLLLNCLRDTYERPDEIILSSALRACANLALLDQSMCIHSYIVKIGFENCLSVATAMINSYAKSGEISSSKDVFKNMSRDYKDVILFNTMIMAYAHHGLITEAIELFQQMKSFNIHPTHATFVAVIATCSHQGLVKQGEHLFDSISSVYGMYPSTDNFACLVDLFARNGLLEKAKNVIESMPYEPWPALWISLLSGCRIYGNKDMAELAAEKVLQLTPNNDSAYALMANVYAGDAKWKDAERMRFNMEINRVDKTCGYSIIAT, from the coding sequence ATGAGAGTGGGCAAGATCCGTGTTCCTTCATATTCTCCTTTGTCGTCAATCTTTACAAGCAAATCATTCCACCTTTCCTTCTCCAGCAATAGCCCTTCGACTCCCATCGATCTTCCTTTCCATCTGCCTCTGTCCTTCTCCGATCTATTTGCTATAAACAACCAAAACACCTTTGCCGCTGCTCTGAGCTTTTCTTGGCGGAACAACTCTCCCGTCTTGGGTTCCCGGATCCATGGCCAAATCATCAAATCCGGATTCTCTGCAGACACCTTCTCACAGAATAATTTGCTCACCATGTACTCGAAATGCCGAGAAGTTGACCATGCATCAAAGGTGTTCGACGAAATGGCTGACAGGAATCTTGTTTCTTGGACTTCGATGATATCAGGGTTCGTTCACAACAATGAGCATGAAAAGGGTTTCAATTTATACATTGAGATGATGAGAGCAGGGTTCGTCCCCAATGAATTCAGTCTGGCAAGTGTCATGAGTGCATGTGGAGTGACTGGGAGAAGTAAGTTTGGCAATGCTCTTCATTCTGTCGCTTTGAAGATAGGCATGGATACAAACCGGTTTGTCGGCAGCACACTTTTGTGGATGTATGCAAAGTGTGGAAATATTGAAGCTGCAGAACTTGCCTTTGAAATTATATGTGATCCAGACTTGGCTTGTTGGAACGCAATCATCGAGGGCTATGCACTCAATGGGGACATCTTCAATGCAATGAAAAGTTTCAGTTTTGCCTCTCAGATAGGACTAAACCCTGATCAGTGCACTTATATCAGTACGTTGAAAGGGTGTCAAGTAATAGGGGACTTAAGGTGTGGACAAACTGTTCATTGTGTGGTTATTCGTAACGAGTTTCAATCCAATACTACTGTGATGAATTCTCTTGCTGATATGTACTTTAGAACTGGCAGGAAGAACTCCGCTCTGAAAGTCTTCCATCAGATATGTATCAAGGACAATTCATCATGGAATACAGCAATTTGTGGCCTTGCCAAAGAGGAGGAGGCAAGTGAAGTAGTGAATTTGTTTTCTACCATGCTATCAGCCGGTGTTAGACCAGATCAAATTACTTTATCCACCATAATCAGGCTCTGTGGTACAATAGAGGATCTTCAACTGGGTTCTCAGTTCTTCTGCTTTGCCTGTCGTCTTGGTTATTTAAATTGTGATTTGGTTGTTAACTCACTGATAAAAATGCTCTCGAGATGTGATATGATGGATAGTGCTGCTCTTGTTTTTGCTGGCCACCCTCATACGAATCTTATCATTTGCAATGAAATGATTGTAGGCTACACTTTAAATGGATTTTGTACAAAAGCCTTTCAAGTTTTCTGCAGTTTGATTGAACATGGAATTGAAGGAGATGAGTTCACATACTCTAGCAtcttaggtgcttgtttaagaatGGAACATCAAAGCAAAGTTCAGCAGATCCATGCTAGAATTATAAAGTTAGGTCTTGGTTCATGTTGCTCCATATGTAGTTCAATGGTTACTGCATATGCTAGCTTTGGAGCAATTACGTCTTGTTATGCTATATTCAAAGATGCTGCAAAGTTAGATTTGGTTTCTTGGGGAGCCATGATTTCGGCTTTTGTAAAACTTGGCTTCAATAAAGAGGGCCTTTTACTTCTAAATTGCTTGAGAGATACATATGAAAGGCCTGATGAAATTATATTATCAAGTGCTCTCAGAGCATGTGCTAATCTTGCATTGCTTGACCAATCCATGTGCATCCACTCATACATTGTCAAGATAGGATTTGAGAATTGTTTATCTGTAGCAACTGCAATGATAAATTCCTACGCTAAGTCTGGTGAGATTTCAAGCTCGAAGGATGTCTTTAAAAATATGTCAAGGGATTACAAGGATGTCATTCTCTTTAATACCATGATCATGGCCTATGCACATCATGGCCTGATAACAGAAGCCATCGAGCTTTTTCAACAGATGAAGTCTTTTAATATACACCCTACCCATGCCACTTTCGTGGCAGTTATTGCAACTTGTAGCCATCAGGGTCTAGTGAAGCAAGGTGAGCATCTGTTTGATTCGATAAGCAGTGTTTATGGAATGTACCCTTCCACAGATAATTTTGCCTGCTTGGTCGATCTTTTTGCCAGAAATGGGCTTCTTGAGAAGGCTAAAAATGTGATTGAAAGCATGCCTTATGAACCATGGCCTGCTCTGTGGATATCACTATTAAGTGGATGCCGCATTTATGGGAATAAAGATATGGCTGAATTGGCTGCTGAAAAGGTCCTCCAGCTAACCCCAAATAATGACAGTGCCTATGCACTGATGGCAAATGTATATGCAGGAGATGCAAAATGGAAGGATGCTGAACGAATGAGATTTAATATGGAAATAAACAGAGTTGACAAAACCTGTGGATATAGCATTATTGCCACCTGA